A genome region from Ignavibacteriales bacterium includes the following:
- a CDS encoding transposase — protein sequence ISKEKFRYDKEKDEYVCPNNKILRYRYTTKRKSKTYSCSFEECKNCQIKESCTRGKKSRKVQHSIYLDEYERLEKRLRTRLGKRAMMLRKTGPEPLFGEGKLYHGLKKFTTKGKDKAQKNSFMIATVQNLKRLIKSINHKKIKAVSDSFLKNIIDLLKYYFALCLN from the coding sequence GCATATCAAAAGAGAAATTCAGATATGATAAAGAAAAAGATGAATACGTTTGCCCAAACAATAAAATCTTAAGATATCGATATACAACAAAAAGAAAATCAAAAACATATTCTTGTAGTTTTGAAGAATGTAAAAATTGTCAGATAAAAGAAAGTTGTACGCGGGGGAAAAAATCACGTAAGGTGCAACATTCAATTTATCTGGATGAATATGAGCGATTGGAAAAAAGACTGCGTACACGTCTTGGTAAAAGAGCAATGATGTTAAGGAAGACAGGACCGGAGCCATTATTTGGAGAAGGAAAGCTCTATCATGGATTGAAGAAATTTACGACAAAAGGGAAAGATAAAGCTCAAAAAAATTCATTTATGATTGCAACTGTTCAAAATCTGAAGAGATTAATTAAAAGTATAAATCATAAGAAAATTAAAGCAGTTTCTGATAGCTTTTTAAAAAATATTATTGATCTATTAAAAT